The Pseudomonas eucalypticola genome has a window encoding:
- a CDS encoding LysR family transcriptional regulator: MKIDDIDAFVAVIRCQSISHAAESLQLTQPAITRRVQNFEQALGVELFDRNTKPLKPTLIGHQVYEQCRTILREMDALRELVASDAPPTGVLRLGVPQTIGDVVLLDALKQLRQQYPALRAQVATGWGSHLVGKIEKGELDAAAALFPAGKIFPDNIIGESIGKMELVVVCAKDKLPKRPGKLADIYDSGWILNPDGCGFRAGLQRTLSDQGLGLKINLETFGTELQLGLVAEGMGLGLVPRDLLERSAHRERLAAIPLKDFKPVMDLWLIFPRFLGNLQGPVESFGDLVARSLKKARDAA, translated from the coding sequence ATGAAAATTGATGATATCGATGCCTTTGTCGCGGTAATCCGTTGCCAGTCGATCAGCCATGCGGCCGAGTCCTTGCAGTTGACCCAGCCCGCCATCACCCGGCGGGTGCAGAATTTCGAGCAGGCGCTGGGGGTGGAACTGTTCGACCGCAACACCAAGCCGCTCAAGCCGACGCTCATCGGCCACCAGGTGTATGAACAGTGCCGCACCATCCTGCGGGAGATGGATGCCCTGCGCGAACTGGTGGCCAGTGATGCGCCGCCCACGGGTGTGCTGCGCCTGGGCGTGCCGCAGACTATTGGCGACGTGGTGCTGCTCGATGCCCTCAAGCAATTGCGTCAGCAATACCCGGCGCTGCGTGCGCAGGTGGCCACCGGGTGGGGCAGCCACCTGGTGGGCAAGATCGAGAAGGGCGAATTGGACGCAGCCGCCGCGCTGTTCCCGGCCGGCAAGATCTTTCCGGACAACATCATTGGCGAGTCCATTGGCAAGATGGAGCTGGTAGTGGTCTGCGCCAAGGACAAACTGCCCAAGCGCCCCGGCAAACTGGCCGATATCTATGACAGCGGCTGGATCCTCAACCCCGACGGCTGCGGTTTCCGTGCCGGCCTGCAGCGCACGCTGTCGGACCAGGGCCTGGGCTTGAAGATCAACCTGGAAACCTTCGGCACCGAACTGCAACTGGGCCTGGTGGCCGAGGGCATGGGCCTGGGCCTGGTGCCCCGCGACCTGCTCGAGCGCAGTGCCCATCGTGAACGGCTGGCCGCCATACCGCTCAAGGACTTCAAGCCGGTGATGGACCTGTGGCTGATCTTCCCGCGCTTTCTGGGCAACCTGCAGGGGCCGGTGGAGTCTTTCGGCGACCTGGTGGCCCGGTCGCTGAAGAAAGCCAGGGATGCGGCGTGA
- a CDS encoding ABC transporter substrate-binding protein, producing the protein MTRPLALLALAVGAAFALPALAADTPTVFDLSPNRAHIDAPRNPAAIAQIPAGFTFAEPGKFTVAVAGASGPPLALLASDDKTTIGSEADTARLIADSLGLELKVVQTSWEDWPLGVSSGKYDAVLSNVTVTESRKKRFDFATYRQDVLGFYVKDSSRLTSIKEAKDVAGLKVIVGSGTNQEKVLLAWNEANEKAGLEPATLMYFDDQAAATLAVQSGRVDAIFAPNSILAYIKATRGNLREVGLVNGGWPLQADIAVTLRKGNGLVQPIHTALEGVIAGGQYAAVLQRWGLDAERIDHSQINPPGLPD; encoded by the coding sequence ATGACACGCCCCCTAGCCTTGCTGGCCCTTGCGGTCGGCGCCGCGTTCGCGCTGCCGGCCCTGGCTGCCGATACCCCAACGGTGTTCGACCTCAGTCCCAACCGAGCGCACATCGACGCGCCCCGCAACCCGGCGGCCATTGCCCAGATTCCTGCTGGTTTCACGTTCGCCGAACCCGGCAAGTTCACCGTGGCGGTGGCCGGCGCCTCGGGCCCGCCCCTGGCGCTGCTGGCCAGTGACGACAAGACCACCATCGGCAGCGAGGCCGACACCGCGCGGTTGATCGCCGACAGCCTGGGCCTGGAGCTCAAGGTGGTGCAGACCAGTTGGGAGGACTGGCCCCTGGGCGTCAGCTCCGGCAAATACGACGCGGTGCTGAGCAACGTCACGGTCACCGAGTCGCGCAAGAAGCGCTTTGACTTCGCCACCTACCGCCAGGACGTTTTGGGCTTCTATGTGAAGGACAGCAGCCGCTTGACCTCGATCAAGGAAGCCAAGGACGTGGCCGGCCTGAAGGTGATCGTCGGTTCGGGCACCAACCAGGAGAAGGTCTTGCTGGCCTGGAACGAGGCCAATGAGAAGGCAGGGCTGGAGCCGGCCACCCTGATGTATTTCGATGACCAGGCCGCGGCCACCCTGGCCGTGCAATCGGGGCGCGTGGACGCCATCTTCGCCCCCAACTCGATATTGGCCTACATCAAGGCCACGCGCGGCAACCTGCGGGAGGTGGGCCTGGTCAACGGTGGCTGGCCGCTGCAGGCCGACATTGCCGTGACCCTGCGCAAGGGCAATGGCCTGGTGCAGCCGATCCACACCGCGCTGGAAGGCGTCATCGCCGGTGGCCAGTACGCCGCCGTGCTCCAACGCTGGGGCTTGGACGCCGAGCGCATCGACCACTCGCAGATCAATCCACCAGGCCTGCCGGACTGA
- a CDS encoding TonB-dependent receptor plug domain-containing protein, giving the protein MEFVSQRSGRNPLTPTVSLSPLAVAVTGILFASVAHAEDSALDTVVVTGNRGAEQRTVTSSPVPIDVVSAKQLQATGKPGLMEALSAAIPSLTLPEKTGWDASGMARAPNLRGLNAAEVLVLVNGKRRHTAATLNINGINTGAAPVDLDMIPIGAIDHVEVLRDGAAAQYGSDAIAGVINVILKADSSGTSVTHVGQGYDGKKQTVQQSLDKGFEIGDGGIVHLSLDARNQNDDNKASDNGYTYAQAYDKAGKSTYGGYGTPKIDLYNLAYNAELPLNDTLSLYSFGTVSHREAEQGQNFRLPTITNTITTGPNGYPAGYTPTWTITEDDYQAAFGAKGLVGAWDWDLSTTYGRNEAEQGSFHNQNPSLGEATPNSFTNGTWVSDELTTNLDFKRNYDIGLSKPLDVSWGLEHRRDSYEVKKGDYASYADGGYCVAPGNCASSGAQVTNGISPADEASASRNSVASYVDFGINPLPQWYLGTALRYEHYNEGVGSTRSGKITTRYEFTPQLAIRGTVSNGFRAPSLANSIFSARSTTYGVVDGVYQSINYGVLPVDSAAAKALGASSLKPERSTNFSLGLTWTPADRLSFTADAYVVNIRDRITLTGTLLGDEVTQVLQANGISSTSGGQYFLNGADTRTKGLDLVGNYSQDLGNWGSLKYTAAFNWNETEILSATGSTTIGGTEYELMDRKARNVLTSVQPKTKLILGGDWSIGKFDVNLGLTRYGSWKEVNDASDRSLDRVWKAQWITDLDVGYHLTKDLSVAVGAKNLFDVYPKKQGVPSSTMVSSYGVYSPYGFTGGYYYTRLTYAF; this is encoded by the coding sequence ATGGAATTCGTCAGCCAACGCAGTGGACGCAATCCTCTCACCCCGACTGTGAGCCTCAGCCCCCTGGCCGTGGCCGTGACCGGTATCCTCTTTGCCTCGGTCGCCCACGCTGAAGACAGCGCGCTGGACACCGTGGTCGTCACCGGCAACCGCGGTGCCGAGCAGCGCACGGTCACCAGCAGCCCGGTGCCGATCGACGTGGTCAGTGCCAAGCAGTTGCAGGCCACCGGCAAGCCCGGCCTCATGGAGGCCTTGAGCGCCGCGATTCCCTCGCTGACCCTGCCGGAAAAGACCGGCTGGGACGCCAGTGGCATGGCCCGCGCGCCGAACCTGCGCGGGCTCAACGCCGCCGAGGTGCTGGTGCTGGTCAACGGCAAGCGCCGCCACACTGCGGCCACCCTGAACATCAACGGCATCAACACCGGCGCCGCGCCGGTGGACCTGGACATGATCCCCATCGGCGCCATCGACCACGTCGAAGTGCTGCGTGACGGCGCCGCTGCCCAATACGGCTCGGACGCTATCGCCGGGGTGATCAACGTGATCCTCAAGGCCGATTCAAGCGGCACCTCGGTGACCCACGTCGGCCAGGGCTACGACGGCAAGAAACAGACCGTGCAGCAGAGCCTCGACAAGGGATTCGAGATCGGCGACGGCGGCATCGTCCACCTGTCCCTGGACGCGCGCAACCAGAACGATGACAACAAGGCCAGTGACAACGGCTACACCTACGCCCAGGCCTACGACAAGGCCGGCAAGTCCACCTACGGTGGCTACGGCACGCCGAAGATCGACCTGTACAACCTGGCCTACAATGCCGAGTTGCCGCTCAACGATACCCTGAGCCTGTACTCCTTCGGCACCGTGTCGCACCGCGAAGCCGAGCAGGGCCAGAACTTCCGCCTGCCCACCATCACCAACACCATCACCACCGGCCCCAACGGCTACCCGGCCGGCTACACGCCCACCTGGACCATCACCGAGGACGACTACCAGGCCGCCTTCGGCGCCAAGGGCCTGGTAGGCGCATGGGACTGGGACCTGTCCACCACCTACGGGCGCAACGAGGCGGAGCAGGGCTCGTTCCACAACCAGAACCCGTCCCTGGGCGAAGCCACGCCGAACAGCTTCACCAACGGCACCTGGGTGTCCGATGAGCTGACCACCAACCTGGACTTCAAGCGCAACTACGACATCGGCCTGAGCAAGCCGCTGGACGTGTCCTGGGGCCTGGAGCACCGGCGCGACAGCTATGAAGTGAAGAAGGGCGACTATGCGTCCTACGCCGATGGCGGCTACTGCGTGGCCCCGGGCAACTGTGCCTCGTCTGGTGCCCAGGTCACCAACGGCATCTCACCCGCGGACGAGGCCAGTGCCAGCCGCAACAGCGTTGCCAGCTACGTCGACTTCGGCATCAACCCGCTGCCCCAGTGGTACCTGGGCACGGCGCTGCGCTACGAACACTACAACGAAGGCGTGGGCAGCACCCGCAGCGGCAAGATCACCACCCGCTACGAGTTCACCCCGCAACTGGCGATTCGCGGCACGGTCAGCAACGGCTTTCGCGCCCCGTCGCTGGCCAACAGCATCTTCAGTGCGCGTTCCACCACCTATGGCGTGGTCGACGGGGTGTACCAGTCGATCAACTACGGCGTGCTGCCGGTGGACTCGGCCGCGGCCAAGGCGTTGGGCGCCAGTTCGCTCAAGCCTGAGCGCTCGACCAACTTCAGCCTCGGCCTGACCTGGACCCCGGCCGACCGCCTGAGCTTCACCGCCGACGCCTACGTGGTCAACATCCGTGACCGCATCACCCTGACCGGCACGCTCCTGGGCGACGAAGTCACCCAGGTGCTGCAGGCCAATGGCATCAGCTCCACCTCCGGCGGCCAGTACTTCCTCAACGGCGCCGACACCCGCACCAAGGGCCTGGACCTGGTGGGCAACTACAGCCAGGACCTGGGCAACTGGGGCTCGCTGAAATACACCGCGGCCTTCAACTGGAACGAGACCGAGATCCTCAGCGCCACCGGCAGCACCACCATCGGTGGCACCGAATACGAGTTGATGGACCGCAAGGCGCGCAACGTCCTCACCAGTGTGCAACCCAAGACCAAGCTGATCCTGGGGGGCGACTGGAGCATCGGCAAGTTCGACGTCAACCTCGGCCTGACCCGCTACGGCTCGTGGAAGGAAGTCAACGACGCCAGCGACCGCTCCCTGGACCGGGTGTGGAAAGCCCAGTGGATCACCGACCTGGACGTTGGCTACCACCTGACCAAGGACCTCAGCGTGGCCGTGGGCGCCAAGAACCTGTTTGACGTGTACCCGAAAAAACAAGGGGTGCCGTCTTCCACGATGGTCAGCAGTTATGGCGTGTATTCGCCCTATGGCTTCACCGGTGGCTACTACTACACCCGCCTGACCTACGCCTTCTAA
- a CDS encoding class II aldolase/adducin family protein has translation MSSVTSLPLHTQTSSVRDRVSPEEWEVRVKLAAAYRLAALHRWTDHIYTHFSARVPGPDEHFLINAFGLLFDEINASNLVKVDLDGTIVDDPTGLGINYAGYVIHSAIHGARPDLKAVLHTHTRDGIAVSAQKDGLLPISQHSIGFSGRVAYHGYEGVALDLDERERLVADLGDKSVMILRNHGLLTGGISVEHAFQQLHGLERACAIQVAAQGAGNAELVFPPREVVEKVEQQAKAFAAGDGPGVARHWNALIRQLERTDTDYKL, from the coding sequence ATGAGCAGCGTCACATCCTTACCGCTACACACCCAGACCAGCAGCGTGCGCGACCGCGTCAGCCCCGAAGAGTGGGAAGTGCGCGTCAAGCTCGCCGCCGCCTACCGCCTGGCCGCGCTGCACCGCTGGACCGACCACATCTACACGCACTTCTCCGCCCGCGTGCCCGGCCCCGACGAACACTTCCTGATCAACGCCTTCGGCCTGCTGTTCGATGAGATCAACGCTTCGAACCTGGTCAAGGTCGACCTGGACGGCACCATCGTCGATGACCCTACCGGCCTTGGCATCAACTACGCCGGTTATGTGATTCACAGTGCGATTCATGGCGCACGCCCGGACTTGAAGGCCGTGCTGCATACCCATACCCGCGATGGCATCGCCGTGTCCGCACAGAAGGACGGCTTGCTGCCGATTTCCCAGCACTCCATTGGCTTCTCTGGCCGTGTGGCCTACCACGGTTACGAAGGCGTAGCGCTAGACCTGGACGAGCGCGAGCGCCTGGTGGCCGACCTGGGCGACAAGAGCGTGATGATCCTGCGCAACCACGGGCTGTTGACCGGTGGCATCAGCGTCGAGCATGCCTTTCAGCAATTGCACGGGCTGGAACGTGCCTGCGCCATTCAGGTGGCCGCCCAGGGGGCGGGTAACGCCGAGCTGGTGTTCCCGCCGCGCGAAGTCGTGGAAAAGGTCGAACAGCAGGCCAAGGCTTTCGCCGCTGGCGACGGCCCGGGCGTGGCGCGGCACTGGAACGCGCTGATCCGCCAGCTGGAACGCACCGACACCGACTATAAACTCTGA
- a CDS encoding amino acid ABC transporter ATP-binding protein, whose amino-acid sequence MAEGRIEIQGVSKRFGNQWVLDNIDLTVDPGQVTVILGPSGSGKSTLLRTINHLEKIDAGHITIDGEYVGYRRKGNQLHELKEREVLKRRLDVGFVFQNFNLFGHLTVLENITEAPLAHKLWRRGEARERALALLAKVGLQEKADAYPRQLSGGQQQRVAIARALALRPKVLLFDEPTSALDPELVGEVLDVIRQLAATGTTLVVVTHEIGFAREVADHVVFLCDGMLVEQGPPEVIFHHPRHPRTAAFLGKVLTAPLLKE is encoded by the coding sequence ATGGCTGAAGGGCGCATCGAAATCCAGGGCGTGAGCAAGCGTTTTGGCAACCAGTGGGTGCTGGATAATATAGACCTGACGGTCGACCCCGGGCAGGTGACCGTGATCCTCGGGCCATCCGGCTCGGGCAAGTCGACCTTGCTGCGCACCATCAACCACCTGGAGAAAATCGACGCCGGGCACATCACCATCGACGGTGAATACGTGGGCTATCGGCGCAAGGGCAACCAGTTGCACGAGCTCAAGGAACGCGAGGTGCTCAAGCGCCGCCTGGACGTAGGGTTCGTGTTTCAGAACTTCAACCTGTTCGGCCACCTGACGGTGCTGGAGAACATCACCGAAGCACCCTTGGCGCACAAACTGTGGCGCCGTGGCGAAGCCCGTGAGCGTGCCTTGGCACTGCTGGCCAAGGTAGGCCTGCAAGAGAAGGCCGACGCCTACCCCCGGCAATTGTCCGGCGGCCAGCAGCAACGGGTGGCGATTGCCCGCGCGCTGGCCCTGCGGCCCAAAGTGCTGCTGTTCGACGAACCCACCTCGGCCCTGGACCCGGAGCTGGTGGGCGAGGTGCTCGACGTGATTCGCCAGTTGGCCGCTACCGGCACCACCCTGGTGGTGGTCACCCACGAAATCGGGTTTGCCCGTGAAGTGGCCGACCACGTGGTGTTCCTCTGCGACGGCATGCTGGTGGAACAAGGCCCCCCTGAAGTGATTTTCCACCACCCACGCCACCCACGCACCGCTGCCTTCCTGGGCAAGGTGCTGACCGCCCCCCTGTTAAAGGAATGA
- a CDS encoding LLM class flavin-dependent oxidoreductase, whose translation MSIEFIGYIGGHHASEIHPATGPVLQPEHIEKVARAHEEAGFDRALVAFHSNSPDSTLIASHAASVTKNLKFLIAHRPGFAAPTLAARQFATLDVLNGGRTAVHIITGGDDKELRADGSFIGKDERYARTDEYLTVLRQEWSADQPFNFKGEYYQFEGAHSAVKSAKPIPLYFGGSSAAAIAVAGKHADVYALWGETYEQVKEVVTQVRAEAAKHGRTVRFSLSLRPILAETEEKAWARADSILARATALAEQRGFVRREPPNEGSRRLLAAAAQGSRLDKRLWTGIAGLLGAQGNSTSLVGTPEQVAEALLDYYDLGITTFLIRGFDPLDDAIDYGRKLIPLTRQLVAQRQAQVA comes from the coding sequence ATGAGCATCGAATTCATCGGCTACATCGGCGGCCATCACGCCTCGGAAATACACCCTGCCACCGGCCCCGTGCTGCAGCCCGAACACATTGAAAAAGTAGCCCGCGCCCATGAGGAAGCCGGCTTCGACCGTGCCCTGGTGGCCTTCCACTCCAACAGCCCGGACAGCACCCTGATCGCCAGCCACGCCGCCAGCGTGACGAAAAACCTGAAGTTCCTGATCGCCCACCGCCCCGGCTTTGCCGCCCCTACCCTCGCCGCCCGCCAATTCGCCACCCTGGATGTGCTGAACGGTGGGCGTACGGCGGTGCACATCATCACCGGCGGGGACGACAAAGAGCTGCGCGCCGACGGCAGTTTCATCGGCAAAGACGAGCGCTATGCTCGCACCGACGAATACCTGACTGTGCTGCGCCAGGAATGGAGCGCCGACCAGCCGTTCAACTTCAAAGGTGAGTATTACCAGTTCGAAGGCGCCCACTCGGCGGTCAAGAGCGCCAAGCCCATTCCCCTGTACTTCGGCGGCTCGTCGGCAGCGGCCATCGCGGTGGCGGGCAAGCATGCGGACGTGTACGCACTGTGGGGCGAGACCTATGAGCAGGTCAAGGAGGTGGTGACCCAGGTGCGCGCCGAGGCCGCCAAGCACGGCCGCACCGTGCGTTTCAGCCTGTCGCTGCGGCCGATTCTGGCCGAGACCGAGGAAAAGGCCTGGGCCCGCGCCGACAGCATCCTGGCACGCGCCACCGCCCTGGCTGAACAGCGCGGTTTCGTGCGCCGCGAGCCCCCGAACGAAGGTTCGCGCCGCCTGCTGGCTGCCGCCGCCCAAGGCTCGCGCCTGGACAAACGCCTGTGGACCGGCATCGCCGGGCTGCTGGGGGCCCAGGGCAACTCGACCTCGCTGGTGGGCACCCCGGAACAAGTGGCCGAAGCCCTGCTCGACTACTACGACCTGGGTATCACCACCTTCCTCATCCGTGGTTTCGACCCGCTCGACGACGCCATCGACTATGGCCGCAAGCTGATTCCGCTGACCCGCCAGCTAGTCGCGCAACGCCAGGCCCAGGTCGCCTGA
- a CDS encoding LLM class flavin-dependent oxidoreductase produces the protein MSRQLKLGAILTGVGTGQADWLSPEIPGDASVNIDWYREQARQAEAAKFDLVFIVDSPYITPDSAPHYLNRLEPLTLLSAIAGATSKIGLVATLTTSYTEPFNVARQFASLDLISKGRAGWNVVTTGLEGAAGNFGREEHIDHTERYRKAREHLEVVQGLWDSYEDDAFPRDKQHNRFLDPSRQHRLDHKGEFFSVTGPLNIARSRQGQPVIFQAGISESGRALAADFAEGIFAGVDNFEDAQAYYRDVKRRTAQAGRNPEHVVILPGIAPIIADTDEEARAIERHLHGELDLDKALVHLGRPFNYHDFKQYPLDAPFPELGDLGSNGYRGHAEHIKQVAREQQLTLRQAALRFATPFSHFVGSPQTVADEIERWFVEGASDGFNIRVTAPSEFKAFTERVLPLLRAKGLFREEYSHDTLRGHLGLPVVENRHTLARRVDAGLKIPA, from the coding sequence ATGAGCCGACAACTGAAACTGGGCGCCATCCTCACGGGCGTGGGCACCGGCCAGGCCGATTGGCTGAGCCCCGAGATTCCCGGTGACGCCAGCGTCAACATCGACTGGTACCGCGAACAGGCGCGCCAGGCCGAAGCCGCCAAGTTCGACCTGGTGTTTATCGTCGACAGCCCCTACATCACCCCGGATTCGGCGCCCCATTACCTCAACCGCCTGGAGCCATTGACACTGCTGTCGGCCATCGCCGGTGCAACCTCGAAGATTGGCCTGGTGGCCACGCTGACCACCTCATACACCGAGCCGTTCAACGTGGCACGGCAGTTCGCCTCCCTGGACCTGATCAGCAAGGGCCGTGCCGGCTGGAATGTGGTGACCACCGGCCTTGAAGGCGCTGCCGGCAATTTCGGCCGCGAAGAGCATATCGACCACACCGAGCGCTACCGCAAGGCCCGGGAACACCTGGAGGTGGTGCAAGGGCTGTGGGACTCCTACGAGGACGATGCTTTCCCGCGTGACAAACAGCACAACCGGTTCCTGGACCCCAGTCGCCAGCACCGTCTGGACCACAAGGGCGAATTCTTTTCGGTGACCGGGCCGCTGAACATCGCACGGTCCAGGCAAGGCCAGCCGGTGATTTTCCAGGCCGGCATTTCCGAGTCGGGCAGGGCGCTGGCGGCAGATTTCGCCGAGGGGATCTTCGCCGGGGTCGACAACTTCGAAGACGCCCAGGCCTATTACCGTGACGTAAAGCGGCGCACCGCCCAGGCCGGGCGCAACCCCGAGCATGTGGTGATCCTGCCCGGCATCGCGCCAATCATCGCCGACACCGACGAAGAGGCGCGGGCCATCGAGCGGCACCTGCACGGTGAACTCGACCTGGACAAGGCCCTGGTGCACCTGGGCCGGCCATTCAATTACCACGATTTCAAGCAGTACCCGCTGGACGCGCCGTTCCCGGAACTGGGTGACCTGGGCAGCAACGGCTACCGGGGGCACGCCGAGCACATCAAGCAGGTGGCGCGCGAGCAGCAGCTCACCTTGCGCCAGGCAGCCCTGCGGTTCGCCACGCCGTTCTCGCATTTTGTCGGCTCGCCGCAGACAGTGGCGGACGAGATCGAACGGTGGTTCGTGGAGGGTGCCTCCGATGGCTTCAATATCCGTGTGACCGCGCCCAGCGAGTTCAAGGCGTTCACCGAGCGGGTACTGCCGCTGTTGCGGGCCAAGGGGTTGTTCCGCGAGGAGTACAGCCATGACACCTTGCGTGGGCACCTGGGGCTGCCGGTGGTGGAGAACCGCCATACCCTAGCCCGTCGCGTCGATGCAGGGCTGAAAATTCCAGCCTGA
- a CDS encoding amino acid ABC transporter permease, producing MPIVSEAVQYRNDAAPVAKPLPPAALQIVPARHPGRWVGTLFAAAVLVGIVHSLATNPRWEWGVFAQWFLAPAVLKGLGKTLLLTLLATLISAVLGTALALARLSRSPLLASLAWGYIWFFRSMPALLVLIILYNFGYLYDHLWLGVPFTDIGYQWSTVDVLSQFTVAVLGLGMLQAAYTAEIIRGGVLSVDTGQHEAAAALGLPARRRIFRIILPQALRSIVPTAFNEVIGLVKGSSIVYVLALPELFYTVQVIYNRTQAVIPLLIVATVWYLLITTVLTSVQYYIERYFARGALRNLPPTPLQRLRGWLKEKTHG from the coding sequence ATGCCGATCGTCTCCGAAGCCGTTCAATACCGCAACGATGCTGCGCCCGTGGCGAAACCGCTGCCCCCGGCCGCGTTGCAGATCGTGCCGGCCCGCCACCCAGGGCGCTGGGTGGGCACGCTGTTTGCCGCCGCCGTGCTGGTGGGCATCGTCCATTCCCTGGCCACCAACCCGCGGTGGGAATGGGGGGTGTTCGCCCAGTGGTTCCTGGCCCCGGCGGTGCTCAAGGGGCTGGGCAAGACCCTGCTGCTGACGCTGCTGGCGACCCTGATCAGCGCCGTGCTGGGCACCGCCCTGGCGCTGGCGCGGCTATCACGATCGCCGCTGCTGGCGTCGCTGGCCTGGGGCTATATCTGGTTCTTCCGCTCCATGCCGGCATTGCTGGTGCTGATCATTCTCTACAACTTCGGCTACCTGTACGACCACCTCTGGCTGGGCGTGCCGTTCACCGACATTGGCTACCAGTGGTCAACGGTAGACGTGCTCAGCCAGTTCACCGTGGCGGTGCTGGGCCTGGGCATGCTGCAAGCCGCCTACACCGCTGAAATCATTCGCGGCGGCGTATTGAGCGTGGACACCGGCCAGCATGAAGCCGCCGCGGCCCTGGGCCTGCCGGCGCGCCGGCGGATCTTTCGCATCATCCTGCCCCAGGCGTTGCGCTCTATCGTGCCCACCGCCTTCAACGAAGTGATCGGCCTGGTCAAGGGCAGTTCCATTGTCTACGTGCTGGCCCTGCCCGAGCTGTTCTACACCGTGCAGGTCATCTACAACCGCACCCAGGCGGTGATTCCGCTGCTGATCGTGGCCACCGTCTGGTACCTGCTGATCACCACCGTGCTGACCAGCGTGCAGTACTACATCGAGCGGTATTTCGCCCGGGGCGCGCTGCGCAATCTACCGCCCACGCCGCTGCAACGCTTGCGTGGCTGGCTGAAGGAGAAGACCCATGGCTGA